The Desulfovibrio fairfieldensis sequence GTGCTCGGTATGGGTGGAAAGTTCACAGCCCCGGATCACCTTGATGCCCAGGTCACGCCCGGCTTCCTCGGCCTCGTCCAGGCCGGAGACGGTGTCGTGGTCGGTAACGGCCACAGCGGCCAGACCAGCGGCATGGGCCTTTTGCACCAGGGCTGAAGGGCTATCCGTGCCGTCCGAAGCCAGCGTGTGAGTATGCAGGTCGATCAGTTTCATGGGAAAATTCATCTCTTCTTTCCAAGGTAAGCCAGTGCCTGAAAAATGCAAGCGCGGCCGGACCTCCCAGGGCAGACGCATCTAATTCCAGCCCTTGCAGGCCCCTTATCTGCCGTGATGATCCGTCAAAACCAGCCTTTTGTGCGCTGGCTGCGTCACTTGGCGCTTTTTGCTGCTCATGTACTTGAGTACATTCCGCGCAAAAAGTGCCATTTTTCTTGCCAGCGCGCAAAAATCTTATTTTTTAGGATTCTCCCGGCACCAGCCATCCGCCTGCGCTTCGCTCCGGCGGAGCAAAGATGGCTTCGCTTTTTTGTTCGTTCCCCGATCTACCGGGGAATAAATACTTTTTTTAGATGCGTCTGCCCTGCCGGACCTCCGGCCGCCCCTTGAAGCCTGGGGAGCATCAAGGTATGCTGTGGATCGTTTTTATCAAAAGGAAAATACCATGCCCATGAATACCGAAGAATTATTGCGGATCCTGGCCTGCCCGCGCTGCCTGGGCACATTGGAAGCCCTGGCGCGGGACGGGCGTACCCAAGGCTTCGCCTGTCAGGCCTGCCAGGTGGTCTATCCGGTACGCGACGACATCCCGGTCATGCTGATTGAGGAAGCCGTGCCCCGCGCGCAGTGGGATCAGGGCGCACGGGAAAAATCAGCCTCGGAACATGTCGGGGAGCGGGCCGGGGAACTGGACTGATGCGCCTGCTCATCGCTTCCGACCTGCACGGCTCGCTGGAGAGCCTGCGCTTTCTGCTGGGCAAAGCCCGCGAACTGCAACCGGACCTGCTGGTGCTCCTGGGAGACTTGGTCTATCACGGTCCGCGCAACCCCCTGCCCGAAAGTTACAAC is a genomic window containing:
- a CDS encoding Trm112 family protein; translated protein: MPMNTEELLRILACPRCLGTLEALARDGRTQGFACQACQVVYPVRDDIPVMLIEEAVPRAQWDQGAREKSASEHVGERAGELD